The sequence TtcgataatttaatttaatttctggAATAATAAAACTGTTTCACTAGAGATGCTTTAACGTCTTTCAGGCATATCTCCATGCTTGATACAACtttttgggttgttcttcattCCTGAATCTCCAAGGTGGCTGGTTAGTCATACTCATATGATATGAATCATATCATACGTGCTGTCtactttttagaaaaaaaattacaaatggaaaatatataacgtcattaattaattattgtagGCAAAAGAATGCCGCGACGAAGAATGTGAGGTTGTTCTTCAGAAAttaaaaggagaagaagctgatattaaaaaagaaacccGAGAAATCATGGTacattaaaattatgaaaattagtattaaaacttttttactaTCTCATccattattttatgttttacgtACCGAATTGTTTCTCAGAAAACTAAGTTgtattctaaaaatatattgtttgttttatataaactttcaacattaattattttggtcATCTTTATACTAATTTTGCAGATTTCTGTCGATGCTTCCGCGAATATCAGCATGCGTAGTCTTTTCAAAAGGAAATATACTCGTCAACTTACGGTATGAAAATGGGTTTTGTTCATTAGCAACAAATATTTATACTCGAGTAATTTCAATGACGTATAATTGGTtaacctgatttttttttggttacctaAATTTAGATCGGGATAGGTTTGATGCTTTTGCAACAGTTAAGTGGAAGCGCAGGATTATCTTATTACGTAGGCAGCATATTTGATCTTGCGGGTAAAACTTTATCAATTTCATTTAGATATTATATCTTTCTTAATTCTTATTATATGATCATCACGTAATTAAATTAATGGATTTTATAAAAAGGTTTTCCTTCTCGGATTGGGATGACGGTGTTGTCTATTGTCGTGGTACGTATATTATGTAACTTTCTTCGATTAGATTTTATGAAATTGTAATTTTAGTGCCCCCAGTAAACACATCATTGATCATGATAGGTACCAAAAGCTATATTGGGTCTGATACTTGTGGAACGATGGGGACGACGGCCACTTCTTATggttataatattttgtattgttttaatttattaactaCGTGTTggacataaaacaaaaatgattaattacgttgataaaatatctattttcttttaatgtacAAATTTGCAGGTATCTGCATCTGGTTTATGTTTAGGTTGTATCTTACTTGCAGTAGCGTTCGCACTGAAAGGTGTCCCTGGGATTGTAAATGTTACTCCCACTTTGGCATTTATAGGAATATTGGTAAGTGAGATCCAATTTAtgcaatttcaaaaataaaaaaagtcatgcttttcatttatttgaataattaaacaacatgatatattttaagtttataatcAAACCGACGACCCTGTTGTATTGAATGTTTTAACATATACAGTACTATATAActgttattaatttttagtgaTATAATCTATTGTAATTACAAAAtgtgattttgttaatataaaaaatcaatatcCAAACAGACATATAGTATGATGTTCGCAGCTGGATTAGGAGGGCTACCATGGATTATAATGTCTGAGGTATATGcacatttatttacttttggCATGCGTAAGCAAAGTTATTTCTGACTTCTTATGTTGACATTTTAATTGTTCAATTAATATATTCGttatattattgtttagatATTCCCGATGAACATGAAAGTGGTAGCTGGGAGTTTAATAACCATAACGAACTGGTTTACTGGTTGGATCGTCAGCTACAGTTTCAATTTCATGCTTCTTTGGAGCCAAACCGGTACGTCAAAACTAGTCCAGAAGCACTAAACCGGTTTATGAAATTTAAGATGTCGGtatcttgatttatttttgtaaattcgAATTGCAGGGACTTTTAGTATATTCGCCATGATAACTGGAGTAACGGTTGTATTCGCATGGTGGATGGTACCAGAAACTCGAGGTTTAACCTTAGAAGAAATCCAACTTCGACGTTCCTAATTAATACTTCGAGTTATCTTAAATGTCTAATACAAAATGTTCGgggaacaaaaaacaaacagaacagTACTCCTAAATGGTTTCCACGATGAGTTCCACAATGCTTTTTGTTGCTTCACAAGAGTTTCTACATTCACTActtgtattttctatttttctttcatcttttcatCTCTGCTTTGCATTCTAACTTTCAAATGTTGTCCCTTgtgaaaaaagcaaaataaataaaattattattatttttataaaaataataataataagataatcaaTACAgaacgtgtatatatatacatatagatatcAGTGTAAAGCGAATATGGTCTAAATTCTATGTAAGGTCATGTTACCCATGATGCAGACAGTTGTGctataatcttttttgtttgtcaaaccAAACTTCCTTGGTATAGGAATTAGGAAGCCCCACCGAACCTGTTCGTTTCAGGTTAATTAGATCGTGAAAAGTCGAGCCAACCCAACCAAAAACTTCTGacataaaaagtgaaaataatacaatgaattttttttttttttttgataggaaTGTGAATATTCATATAATACAATGATTTGATCATGTGATATCGCATGCACGTTTCTTGGTCCAAAACTCACAATCTTTTAGCCTCGTGGTACCTTTCGTTTTCCGTCCAGGTTCAGTGAATGATATTAGCTTTTTCCCTAAGTCCATCTAATTCGTTCATTTAATATGCAATACATACTGTACAATGGACACACCGTATCCAGTTTCAAGACTTATTAATATACTGTATATCATTatcaaaaatatgtaaataatatttgcAAAGACACTGccaatatataataatttttatatttgctttttttttaaaacaattttacatGGTATTATACAATGTAATGTTTATTTAGGTTGTCCCTGTAAGCGAAGCTTGCAATTCTTCTAGTGACTGTCCTTTGGTCTCCGGGACGAGCATCCAAATGAAAATCAATGACATTCCCCCAACCATCGCAAATATGTAAAATGTTCctatttttatagaaaacaacATAAACTGAAATTAGAGAATGTAATTTAGcaaactaaaactaaataaaaactaGATTGTAAATTAAAACCATCTTTCTAGTTTGTAATTTACCCTATCTATCTATTGTTTACTTTATGTTCGGATTAGAATtagattggttttgttttaggcGACTCTCTTTATATCCTTTCAAACCTTACATATATATTCGAATTCATTGGAAAAATATTAGAGAAAATAAAGGACCTTGAGCGCTCCATTCAAACATAAAGTTGAAAGCGTAACTCACGAACCACCCAGTGGTCCACGATGTTAAAGCGACGATTGTCCCTGctgaaacttttatatttattggaaatATCGGCggtataagaaaagaaaaaaacaaatgaaatggttgATTATTTCTTATTCTAGTGTTTACAAAATTAAAGTAAATGCTTCACCTCAGACATAATGACCCAAGGTAGCCCTCCTATACCGATTGCAAAATATCCAAAGTAGACCTAACCAAAATAATCGATTTAGGTTCAGAATTATTActacaaataaatacaaaaaggtatgatatataagttatatatgtaaaaaaggAATGATCGTTtcaaaattgaataattttacAGAATGTTTATGAAGACTAAAGCTGGAATCAGTTCAGGAAGCAGATTCATTTCCTGTTCATTCCCATatcaaaaaagaattaaattaacaatatcctgtataaatattattaattggaTTCTGTAATATTTGAGACAGTCAATCTAGAAGTTTGCTCTAATTATTTCTCTCCCAGACACCATTACCGAGGCGCCGCTACCACCACTTTTATCCGACGCCGGTAGAGTTTCGGCTTGTCGGCGTCGGGTTCTCTCGACCTCCTCTCTCCCTTGCTGCGTCCTTTGTTCTCTTATTCCTTTTGGTCTCCTTCTTGGTTTCGCCGGAGTTCTCTCGAGAGTTTAGATCTCAGCTCTGTTCATGCTTCAGCTTCATCCTCCCCCTCCCCTGACTCAGTCTCCGATGAACCCTCACAGTGTGCTTTCTCCTTTGTGGTCCCAGCCACCAGACGCTTTCTCTGAGATCCGTGAACGCCCCAGTTACTACGGCTTCTGTCGATCTTACCGCCTCCTCTTATTGTCAACCACAACAACTCTCCGCTCCTCGGATCCAAATCCACTCACCAAGTGCTTTGCTTGGCTGCAGCAGGACGGGAGCTCTGTTTTGACATTGGAGCCGATGAAGATTTTGACGTTGAAACCCACATCCTCGGCGCTCCCTAGCTCATCATTGTTTCCGTTCTTGTCCAGGTTTGCTCATCAATCTTTAACCAAAATCCTGGCAGTTAGGTTACATGGGTCAATTGGCTTGTCCTTGAACTTGAAGATATTTCGATCTGCTATAGCTATATTGAACCCAACCCCCTTAGACATCTGTGTCCTCTGTTTGGTTGGTCGTACTCGACATGATGCTTCTGAGTGTAGGGTCTCTCTATTCAGATTAGTTTGCGCTAACACTACATCAAGCTCTAAATCTTTAGTACCAGAGTTCtttgcttggtcaagtcgagatTTTCTCGAAAGCAGACTCTTGGTCTCTTATGATTGGCTTGTTATCTCCTTGCGTCGAGGCCAGTTGAGCATTTTGGTCTGGAGGACTGTAATGCCGAGCTACATTAGTAATTTTGACCTGCAAGTATGGCGGATTTTGCTGCGTACGTCCATTGCTCCTATGTGCCGTTTATCACCAAAACTTTGACTCTTTCAGCCCCATCGTCTAAACAGGTTTGGTCTGAACTCCACTCTCTCACATACCAATCATCAATTGCTTTACTTAAGAAATTCATTAGTCCGAAGACTGCTCTTGAACCTTAAGACAACTTGGAGACTAGTTTGGTACAAGAGTCCTTGGAAAACCCTGCTTTTAGAATCTTCCAGAGATGGCACCCTTAAAAGTAACATCGGCTTAAACCTCGACATTATGATCCCACCTATATGGAGAGGGGATTACCGACGGTCCACCAGTTTGCCTTCTCCATCACCCCCTTTTACTAAGCTCTCAACGCTGCAAAACATCTACTTTTTGAAGTCCCCTCCTATAAGCTTGAAGAATAGTGGCATTATGACCATTATTGTAAGGAGTAATGGTTACCACAACCTCTTCAAGCATCTCCCATCCAACCTTAGAACCGCAATCACATATGTAGTGACCGGTATTCAGAACGCTTTAAACCTCGTTCACACCTTTGGCAAAGCCCTACCTCGTGTAGTCCTTCTCATTCAAGTGAGACCTTCCCCTTTGACTCTCTCATCGCCACCCAGTCTTCTACTCAAGACAATGACCACCTTCCCTTCCATTGACCCGTTCATGGAAACTGCTGATATGCCTTGACCTCACAGGTTCCAGTTTGCTAGTCAGCAATtggttcatagctctcaagTTCATTTTATCGTTTGCTCTTATCTTTCCTTGTATTCTTGTTAAGTTTGATTCTGGGGAATGCCCCCCTATGTTGTTGTTTAAGCTATTCTACTTGTTGTGTatgttattttctatataatggAATGAAGCATAtcgtttgttcaaaaaaaaaaatctgtaatatTTAAACTGTCATTACAATTGATTTAAGGGTAATATTATTAGACCTGTAACGTGAAGCTAACCCCAAGAAGCAAGGACCCGCTGGATATTCCTACAGCAGAAGCCTACAATAATGTTtacaagtaatatatatatatatatataaagttaattagaCGAAACATATATTACAGTAATAATTATTGTACAATGGTATGTATATACTAATTAAGTTATTTAATTGTGTCTTTCTAACTAATAGGAGTGGTCGTCTTACCCATTTACCCACAAGTATCATACCAATCAAAGCTTTTGGGATAtagagagagtaaaaaaaaaatcataaacggTATAATCAATATAGATTTGAGAAAATTAATGTATAGGTACGCACCACGAAGACACCAAATATCATTGACCCAAGTCTCTCTGAAAAACCTGTTtaaaagatgcaaaaatatgcatatataatactgataattattaaatattgcCGATGATAATCATAAACAAAATACTAATACGACTTTGAATATTCTAACCAGCTTTTCTAAATACGGCATTTGAGTAAAATGTGATACCGCTAGCTCCAGATAATTGTTGTATCAACATTAGACCGATTCCAATCTGcatatgtaaataaaatgaaaaggtaTATAGTTATGTACATAAATCATTACTTCCATCAACTGTAGAATCATAGTATATAAATAGCTTTTTCACTCTGaatttctctatatatgttAGCATACCACAAGAGTTCGTCTGTACTTCTTCTGAAACATGTCACAGAAACTGGACTTTGAAACTTCTTCGAGCATTTTTGTCATAACctatagtatataataaaaaaaatatataattatgagtACTTTATAAAGAGAATATActgataatttaatttgataacaGATACCTGAATTTCAGCGGATTCACCTGAAACATCAGTGTCTTTTCCCCTAAGTCGATGCAAAGAACTTTCTACTTCTTTGCCTGAACCGACTTTAgcctgaaatatatatatatatatatatatatatatataatgattgaagtgaggtaaaaaaaaaatgattgaagtaaaacttatatatacttatgtaaaattttatatctatattcaatgtataaagaaaataaaatactaaccaaCCATCTTGGAGACTCCGGTATAAAGTATATACCGATCAGTTGAATGAAACATGGAAGAGCACCTGGACCAGAACTTAAGTAAAAccaatttgtatatatagtacAGTATATGTCTTTTATAGAATactgaaataaacaaaagttaagATGTTGAAATCAGTATTATAGGAAATAATGTAAATGTCTTACGACGCTATAGTTCGTTACCTATAATAGCCAGTATCCGCCAATTAATTACAGTCCCATAAAAATATACCAGCGAGAGTCCAATGTTTAGAAGAAGctacaaagccaaaaaaatgaGTATTGGTTGGCTACAatagaaatgaaaaaaacaagCGTTGATAGTAATAGACTGAACTTCTTACTTCTTACCTGGGTTGAAGAAGTAACTGCACCGCGAACATGTTTTGGTGTGATTTCCGCAATGTAGACAGGGACCTTGTTTGAATACATATGACaatatttgttttgagaaaTGTGAAATACGAtgaagttatataaaatataatatcgtatacaaataaattataattaccaCGTAGCTAATCAAGCCAACTCCTATGCCCAAGGAAATTCTTCCCAAGTCCAACCAGAAgacattcttttttgtttccacaaaattcaaatctatgattAGATATTTTGacgtatttatttatttatatagaaatcAGTTATAAGTGTTTTAGGTATTTCCACCTTTGCGAAAGCAATGGAGAGCCAGCCAAAAATGCAGAACAAATCACATGTCCACAATGTCTTTAATTGTCAACCACAAACACACgcacacacaagaaagaaagaatataaattagAATCTCGCTAGCTAGAATAATCGAACAAAATTACTaatctaatttaaaaacattagctatatatactttattgaaagcagtttttttttttttttttttttttttNNNNNNNNNNNNNNNNNNNNNNNNNNNNNNNNNNNNNNNNNNNNNNNNNNNNNNNNNNNNNNNNNNNNNNNNNNNNNNNNNNNNNNNNNNNNNNNNNNNNNNNNNNNNNNNNNNNNNNNNNNNNNNNNNNNNNNNNNNNNNNNNNNNNNNNNNNNNNNNNNNNNNNNNNNNNNNNNNNNNNNNNNNNNNNNNNNNNNNNNNNNNNNNNNNNNNNNNNNNNNNNNNNNNNNNNNNNNNNNNNNNNNNNNNNNNNNNNNNNNNNNNNNNNNNNNNNNNNNNNNNNNNNNNNNNNNNNNNNNNNNNNNNNNNNNNNNNNNNNNNNNNNNNNNNNNNNNNNNNNNNNNNNNNNNNNNNNNNNNNNNNNNNNNNNNNNNNNNNNNNNNNNNNNNNNNNNNNNNNNNNNNNNNNNNNNNNNNNNNNNNNNNNNNNNNNNNNNNNNNNNNNNNNNNNNNNNNNNNNNNNNNNNNNNNNNNNNNNNNNNNNNNNNNNNNNNNNNNNNNNNNNNNNNNNNNNNNNNNNNNNNNNNNNNNNNNNNNNTGAACCAAAGCAGCTACGTATACATCACATTTCCAATGTAACTTACGTATGACAGTTGCAGCATCTCCCTAAAAGTGTGTGTACAGGTGTCTCTCAAAAGATATTTCCTAGCAAGTTTTCTGTACTCATAACTTTATACCACAATAAATAGTAATACTAACAATTATTAAGTATACAGAAGAACCACAGTTTCTCTACTACGGTTTCTTTATATCAACGAGCCTTATGTACGTGTTAGGGTCTGATGGTTTATACGGAGAGTAATAATCACTAATCAGGCAAGAAAATTTACAATCAGCTGATGTTTCATACAAGTAGTTATGAATTGTGGGcattgcatgcatgattaattGGGCATTAAATAAGCCgtgataaaaataattaaaaaagatacATACTTGTGCCATAGAAAGATCTAACTCCTTCATGATTGCGGTCTCAGCGCCTGAAGTATAACCATTCTACAAACCCGATATGTTAAATCAGTCTGATTAATTAATAGGACATTACATGCAATAAGAttaattcatcaaaaaaataaaaaaaataaaaaagatattaagagtaaagagagaaattaaGAAACTCACAGCACATCCATAGCTAAAGGAACTACAGACAGCGACAAAAGTGCTGAAGATAACACAAGTTGTGATACGAGGATGATCTCTGTCGTTTTGATGCCAAAGAAGAAGTCCTTCCTCCATCACCACTCTTATACGATTAATCCTCTTCTCTTTATAGTTTCTCTCCCAagccaagaacagcaagaaatCTTCTTGACTTGATATAATAAACAGAGGATGATtatagacagagagagagatcgagagacagagagagagagacagaggaaAGAGTGTTTTCATTTACGTCTGGGGTTCAAACACgtctttatttattaaaaacacGATCTCgaatttctatcttttttcttcaaCCAATTATTATCTTGAGAGCTAGGTAGCGAGATGTAAcatcaaaattattattgaagaagaaaaagacctATCAGGATACTTTGCAACATAGGACGGACAGCTCAATGCCAAATAAATTTACAACTACAAATTATCTTAagggtaaaaacaaaaaaatggctcggtccaaaaacaaaagaatcgtaCAACTTGTATTGAGCACAGATAATGAGCCAAGTTCACTGTGATACATTCAAAGTTGTCATTATTATCTTACCATCCACAAAGAGACAACCTCTAACTCGAAATTGTTGAAAGATATTAGTAATATAGTACATCCTTTGAAAAccgaaaaaataaaagaaatactACTGTCTATATATTTAAGAGCAGATGAGATTGCAAAATCAGCGATAAACTCAGCTTTTAATGTACCAGCTACTGTACCGGTTGTTATTTAATGTCAACAATCTTGAGAGAGAAgataaaacgcagcgtttttataaagtttgtaaacttttttttccatGATCTGAAACACGACAAAATGATTGACCAAAACATACTACCGTTCTACGCAAATCCGTTTTAGAAACTGTCGAATCTGTGTAACAAAAATATGCCCCATATTACGTTCTTAGATtgatttgtatatttattatctGTCAGATAATATGCCCCATGTACCAAAAATCTGGTGGATACTGAATGTAAAGTAaataagaggaaaaaaaacacaaaaaactaGAGCATCGCATATCCGAAATAAAAGAGTAGAGTGATTATATATTTCCGAGAGAGAACAATTTACAAATGGGCATATATCCTAGTGTGAGACATTCATTTGTTGTCTTAATACTAGGATAAGCCATTGTTTTGGCAACGGAAAAAAAAGGtataaatagtatatattaaatatataacacTATCAAGAATAtgcaaataaattttatatttttttcataaacaataTATTACAACGTAAATGTGTATTTAGTTTGTCCCGGTAAGAGAAGCTTGTAACTCTTCCAATGATTTTCCTTTCGTTTCCGGTACGACCATCCAAATAAATATCAATGACATTCCTCCCACAGCCGCAAATATATAAAACGTTcctatttaaattattaataatcaacaaaacaatacacaagTCAGCTTTTTGAATTGAATTAAACAAAACCTGAATCtaatagatatattttctaaataaacaTCTTTCATTTCTAAAACTGTCAAAAAATCGAAAACgattttaaaaacttgtatCTCTAGCTGTATTTTTACCTTGcgtatttattcttattttttatgtgTGGTTAAGtgtgtgagtgtttttttttttaaagcgaCTCTTAAATATTTAAGAAATCTTAACTAAAAtcattatatatagagagagactaAGGACCTGCTGCGCTCCATTCGAACATGAAGTTGAAAGCGTAACTCACGAACCACCCACTAGTCCATGAAGTTAACGCCACGATCGTCCCTGCTGAAACTTTTATGTTTATCGGAAAGATCtgcaacaaaaattaaaaaacagaaacacaataaaaccttttttctttcataagtagctaaactattttatttttattctactCTCTCTTTATTATACTACAAGATTTCAGAAGAAAAGTTGTTTACCTCAGACATAATGACCCAAGGCAACCCTCCTATACCGATTGCACTAAATCCGAAGTAGACCTAACAAGATTTCATTTAAGATTTGTAATACAAGTTAATaccacagaaaaaaacaaatgtaaaaagttatgaataagaaaatgaatgaTCGTTGATAAAAAAAAGCTATGATTTTACCAAAATGTTTACGAAGACGAAAACTCCAGTCAATTCAGGAAGTACATTCATTTGCTGTATTAGAAACAACAATCataaagaattaaaaatcatattattagGTGAGGTTTTTTACATTATACGTGTTGATAGTGATCTCATATTAGTCCAATTAATATATACTTAAAACACTATAACAATAACCTCTTa comes from Camelina sativa cultivar DH55 chromosome 19, Cs, whole genome shotgun sequence and encodes:
- the LOC104764157 gene encoding sugar transporter ERD6-like 9 isoform X1 translates to MEGESSSIEKGLLLVNKEESATTSTPLLFFTTFIIVSASFSFGVALGHTAGTMAFIMEDLDLNIAQFSVFGSLLTFGGMIGAIFSATIADSFGRKMTLWIADVFCISGWLAIALAKDIIWLDLGRFFVGVGVGLLSYVVPIYIAEIAPKNVRGTFTFSNQLLQNCGLAIAYFLGNFMSWRTIALIGISPCLIQLFGLFFIPESPRWLAKECRDEECEVVLQKLKGEEADIKKETREIMISVDASANISMRSLFKRKYTRQLTIGIGLMLLQQLSGSAGLSYYVGSIFDLAGFPSRIGMTVLSIVVVPKAILGLILVERWGRRPLLMVSASGLCLGCILLAVAFALKGVPGIVNVTPTLAFIGILTYSMMFAAGLGGLPWIIMSEIFPMNMKVVAGSLITITNWFTGWIVSYSFNFMLLWSQTGTFSIFAMITGVTVVFAWWMVPETRGLTLEEIQLRRS
- the LOC104764157 gene encoding sugar transporter ERD6-like 9 isoform X2 — encoded protein: MEGESSSIEKGLLLVNKEESATTSTPLLFFTTFIIVSASFSFGVALGHTAGTMAFIMEDLDLNIAQFSVFGSLLTFGGMIGAIFSATIADSFGRKMDIIWLDLGRFFVGVGVGLLSYVVPIYIAEIAPKNVRGTFTFSNQLLQNCGLAIAYFLGNFMSWRTIALIGISPCLIQLFGLFFIPESPRWLAKECRDEECEVVLQKLKGEEADIKKETREIMISVDASANISMRSLFKRKYTRQLTIGIGLMLLQQLSGSAGLSYYVGSIFDLAGFPSRIGMTVLSIVVVPKAILGLILVERWGRRPLLMVSASGLCLGCILLAVAFALKGVPGIVNVTPTLAFIGILTYSMMFAAGLGGLPWIIMSEIFPMNMKVVAGSLITITNWFTGWIVSYSFNFMLLWSQTGTFSIFAMITGVTVVFAWWMVPETRGLTLEEIQLRRS